In Carya illinoinensis cultivar Pawnee chromosome 6, C.illinoinensisPawnee_v1, whole genome shotgun sequence, a single genomic region encodes these proteins:
- the LOC122314400 gene encoding cyclic nucleotide-gated ion channel 1-like yields the protein MRSLVMRCFSFCKDGDIERQGPKNDDTGSEKKKTIKRAIGQVVNHPLTKKIISKTAKFFSETAQLPAWCFHYFHWDVAFLVVCVVAIAVDPLFFYLPVINEATKCIAIDTTLKITAICVRSFLDLIALGDLVARKINNCPDMKSSDYVINILSILPVHQVLMPIIFSEMKTSKIENKRKFLNAVVLLQYVPRIFRIYRLWKIVNETIILPKRSTKENVESDKNLIPPKGFLVMKAGFNLLLYLVASHALGACWYFFSIQRETTCWYKLACERDINECSKGISLDCGTGGFGNYTFLNDLCSIENPNTTLFDFGIFEDARQSGILSSMDFPRKTMFCFWWGLQNLSSLGQNLQTSTYYWENCFTVLISIFGLLLFLYFIGNLQVYMQWEASNELEEIKSKWLKNKEEKLHSIENWISTMVKTDHELEKKIMDYVKPKLEDQNNNFDAENPFPHLSEEIRSLIKIKLCSPLLQKVPKFQESEELLSKHLKHVQYKQNRLIVGEGKSLNEMIFVVKGIVCTCTSNHDDKTDQCPDKCEIIGENLVQWVLESPKQSNPPSSEKNFKCLTKVEAFRLTARDLNDIFQLHPSKECGGDSTTPSIPYFKKIPSLLCSHCSQQLPK from the exons ATGAGGAGTTTGGTAATGAGATGCTTCAGTTTTTGCAA GGACGGGGATATTGAGAGGCAAGGACCCAAGAATGATGATACTGGttcagaaaaaaagaaaacaataaaaagggCAATTGGGCAGGTCGTCAATCACCCTTTGACGAAGAAAATCATTTCAAAAACGGCCAAATTCTTTTCAGAAACGGCCCAATTACCGGCGTGGTGCTTCCATTACTTCCATTGGGATGTGGCGTTTTTAGTGGTCTGCGTAGTTGCAATAGCAGTGGACCCTTTGTTCTTTTATCTTCCTGTCATCAACGAGGCTACCAAATGCATTGCTATAGATACCACTTTGAAAATCACTGCTATTTGTGTGCGATCGTTCCTGGATTTGATTGCTCTTGGGGATCtggttgcaagaaaaataaataattgccCTGACATGAAGAGTTCAGACTACGTGATTAACATTCTCAGCATTCTTCCAGTCCACCAG GTGTTAATGCCAATTATATTTTCAGAAATGAAAACTTCAAAAATCGAGAACAAAAGGAAATTCCTAAATGCAGTTGTTCTTTTGCAATATGTGCCAAGAATTTTTCGTATCTACAGATTGTGGAAAATAGTCAACGAGACCATCATCCTACCGAAAAGAAGTACTAAAGAGAATGTAGAAAGCGACAAGAATCTGATCCCACCCAAAGGTTTTTTAGTGATGAAAGCTGGATTCAACCTTTTACTGTATCTTGTTGCCAGTCAT GCACTGGGTGCCTGTTGGTACTTCTTCTCCATCCAACGAGAGACCACGTGCTGGTACAAGCTGGCCTGTGAGCGTGATATTAATGAATGTAGCAAGGGTATTTCTTTAGACTGTGGTACTGGTGGTTTTGGAAATTACACGTTTTTAAATGACTTATGCTCTATAGAAAACCCAAATACTACTCTCTTTGATTTTGGAATATTCGAAGATGCCCGTCAATCTGGTATACTATCGTCCATGGACTTTCCGCGAAAGACCATGTTTTGCTTCTGGTGGGGCCTGCAAAATTTGAG TTCACTTGGTCAAAACCTTCAAACAAGTACTTATTACTGGGAAAACTGCTTCACAGTTCTTATTTCAATCTTTGGCTTGCTTCTGTTTTTATACTTCATCGGAAATCTTCAG GTATATATGCAGTGGGAGGCATCTAACGAGTTGGAGGAGATCAAATCTAAGTGGTTGAAAAACAAGGAGGAAAAATTACATAGCATCGAGAATTGGATAAGCACTATGGTCAAAACTGATCACGAGTTAGAAAAGAAGATCATGGACTATGTGAAACCAAAACTGGAAgatcaaaacaataattttgatgcagagaatCCATTCCCTCATCTTTCCGAAGAGATTAGAAGCTTGATTAAGATCAAACTCTGCTCTCCCCTGCTACAGAAA GTGCCAAAATTCCAAGAAAGTGAAGAATTGTTGTCTAAGCATCTCAAGCATGTGCAGTATAAACAGAACCGTTTAATTGTTGGGGAGGGAAAATCACTGAATGAGATGATTTTCGTAGTAAAAGGAATTGTGTGTACGTGTACAAGTAATCATGATGATAAAACTGATCAGTGTCCTGATAAATGTGAAATCATCGGAGAAAATCTTGTACAATGGGTGCTGGAATCTCCCAAACAATCCAACCCTCCCTCATCGGAAAAGAATTTCAAATGTCTGACAAAAGTTGAAGCTTTTCGTCTTACGGCTAGGGACCTCAATGATATATTTCAGCTACATCCATCCAAAGAGTGTGGCGGCGACTCAACCACTCCATCCATCCCGTACTTCAAAAAGATACCAAGTCTGCTATGCAGTCACTGCAGCCAGCAGCTCCCCAAATAA